One window of Metopolophium dirhodum isolate CAU chromosome 3, ASM1992520v1, whole genome shotgun sequence genomic DNA carries:
- the LOC132941499 gene encoding histone H2B-like: MAPGGKSAGKAMKKSSGKAQKNIAKSDKKRKPKRKESYAIYIYKVLKQVHPDTGVSSKAMSIMNSFVNDLFERIAAESSRLAHYNKRSTITSREIQTAVRLLLPGELAKHAVSEGTKAVTKYTSSK; this comes from the coding sequence ATGGCTCCAGGAGGAAAATCGGCGGGCAAAGCAATGAAGAAGTCGTCCGGCAAGGCACAAAAGAACATCGCCAAGTCCGACAAGAAGCGCAAGCCCAAGAGGAAAGAATCGTACGCAATTTACATCTACAAAGTGTTGAAACAAGTACATCCCGACACCGGAGTCTCGTCCAAAGCCATGAGCATCATGAACAGCTTCGTCAACGACCTGTTCGAGCGCATCGCCGCCGAATCCAGTCGTCTGGCCCACTACAACAAACGTTCGACCATTACCAGCCGGGAAATCCAAACTGCCGTCCGACTCTTGTTGCCCGGTGAATTGGCCAAGCACGCCGTCAGTGAAGGAACCAAGGCTGTGACCAAGTACACCAGCTCCAAATAA
- the LOC132941498 gene encoding histone H1A, sperm-like, with protein sequence MTDTVATTPAPVAASPAAKKSPAKKKLSASKVKKTVALHPTTAVMVTSAIKELKEKKGSSLPAIKKYLAANYKVDPAKLAPFIRKFLKAAVANGTVVQTKGTGASGHFKLPVAEVKPKKAVVAKKKKSIVKKVKAAGTPKKKKLVAAKKPAAGEPAAKKAKKTAAAKPKATTPKKAPAKAKKPAAVKPKSKKTPIKKTAAPKKK encoded by the coding sequence ATGACAGACACCGTCGCCACAACTCCGGCTCCAGTCGCCGCATCGCCGGCCGCGAAGAAGTCCCCTGCCAAGAAGAAGTTGTCGGCTTCTAAAGTCAAGAAGACCGTTGCGTTGCACCCGACCACCGCCGTGATGGTCACGTCGGCCATCAAGGAGCTCAAGGAGAAGAAAGGTTCGTCGTTACCGGCCATCAAGAAATACTTGGCCGCCAACTACAAAGTCGACCCCGCCAAGCTGGCGCCTTTCATCAGGAAGTTTTTGAAAGCCGCCGTCGCCAACGGTACCGTCGTCCAGACCAAGGGAACCGGCGCTTCGGGACACTTCAAGTTGCCCGTCGCCGAGGTCAAGCCGAAAAAGGCCGTTGTAGCCAAAAAGAAGAAATCCATCGTCAAAAAAGTCAAAGCCGCCGGAACACCGAAGAAGAAGAAGCTCGTAGCCGCCAAGAAACCCGCGGCGGGTGAACCAGCAGCCAAAAAAGCGAAAAAGACCGCTGCGGCGAAGCCCAAGGCGACTACACCAAAGAAGGCCCCAGCCAAAGCGAAAAAGCCGGCCGCCGTCAAACCCAAATCGAAGAAGACTCCGATCAAGAAAACCGCAGCTCCCAAAAAGAAGTAG
- the LOC132941501 gene encoding histone H4 has product MTGRGKGGKGLGKGGAKRHRKVLRDNIQGITKPAIRRLARRGGVKRISGLIYEETRGVLKVFLENVIRDAVTYTEHAKRKTVTAMDVVYALKRQGRTLYGFGG; this is encoded by the coding sequence ATGACAGGACGAGGCAAAGGAGGAAAAGGTCTGGGAAAAGGAGGCGCGAAACGTCATCGTAAAGTGCTCCGTGATAACATCCAGGGAATCACCAAGCCCGCCATCCGTCGGTTGGCTCGCCGAGGCGGTGTTAAACGTATTTCCGGTTTGATCTACGAAGAGACCCGTGGAGTTCTGAAGGTATTCCTGGAAAACGTGATCCGTGACGCAGTCACGTACACCGAGCACGCCAAGAGGAAGACCGTCACCGCCATGGACGTCGTGTACGCTCTCAAACGACAAGGTCGTACTCTGTACGGTTTCGGAGGTTAA
- the LOC132941153 gene encoding histone H2A-like, producing the protein MSGRGKAGKSKGGKSKTRSSRAGLQFPVGRIHRLLRKGNYAERVGAGAPVYLAAVMEYLAAEVLELAGNAARDNKKSRIIPRHLQLAIRNDEELNKLLSGVTIAQGGVLPNIQAVLLPKKTEKKA; encoded by the coding sequence ATGAGCGGACGCGGCAAAGCAGGAAAATCGAAGGGAGGCAAATCCAAGACCAGGTCGTCCCGCGCCGGACTCCAGTTCCCGGTCGGTCGTATCCATCGTCTGTTGAGAAAAGGAAACTACGCCGAACGTGTCGGAGCCGGAGCACCGGTATACCTGGCCGCCGTCATGGAGTACTTGGCAGCTGAAGTTTTGGAGTTGGCCGGTAACGCGGCCCGTGACAACAAGAAGTCTCGTATCATCCCCAGACATTTGCAATTGGCCATCAGGAACGACGAGGAGTTGAACAAATTGTTGTCCGGAGTGACCATCGCTCAAGGTGGTGTGTTGCCCAACATCCAAGCCGTGCTCTTGCCCAAGAAGACCGAGAAGAAGGCTTAA
- the LOC132940636 gene encoding transcription initiation factor TFIID subunit 11-like, whose translation MTFVIYGQNIVDLKTYDSMLITNEVVQKQAVHEPMVSQKLHRLRRTYDNKEDQLTQELDSDNNSSPVDSKDVVRQHTSNEHEDSKQSNEVQSSEQSNEVQDSQQTNEVPDSEQSNNDNEKISRELSDPDSYESEETEGSHESGENTDDDKEDREKSDTDDTVSPSPSEKT comes from the coding sequence ATGACGTTTGTAATTTACGGGCAGAATATCGTGGATCTCAAAACTTACGATTCCATGTTGATCACGAACGAAGTGGTACAGAAACAAGCGGTGCATGAGCCCATGGTGTCACAGAAATTGCACCGACTACGCAGGACCTACGACAACAAAGAAGATCAGCTGACGCAAGAGTTGGACAGCGACAATAACAGTTCTCCTGTAGACTCAAAAGACGTTGTAAGGCAGCATACTTCGAACGAGCACGAGGATTCTAAACAGTCGAACGAGGTCCAAAGTTCTGAACAGTCGAACGAGGTCCAGGACTCTCAGCAGACCAACGAGGTGCCGGACTCTGAACAGTCTAACAATGACAACGAGAAAATTTCCCGAGAGCTCTCGGACCCCGATTCCTACGAATCCGAAGAAACCGAAGGGTCCCACGAGTCCGGAGAGAACACCGACGATGACAAAGAGGACAGAGAGAAAAGCGATACAGACGATACAGTTAGTCCATCCCCATCAGAAAAGACGTAA